The region ATTCGAAAGGATAGCATTTGTACTACAATGTGATAAAGCATGCCATTATGCATCAAAACAGGTGCTACATATAACAGAGAGAGGAAAAGGTTCAATGACATTTGTATACATCTACAGCATAATTAGTTTCTTGAAACTGCTCCATCTGAATGAAGTGATGGTATCATGGTAGGCAAACAAGAACACACACAAATTATAGTTACAATGTACAAAGAAGACTAGACGAATTTCAATGCTAATATATTTATGCCCATAACCAATTAGCCATATATCCCAAGCTTTCTAATAAGAGATGGGATGAGTAAACATACCTACTGACTGTTAAATTAGCCCGATTTTCATCTGATGAATAAATCCAACAAACTAACTCTTCAACTTCATCGCACCAGCTTCTAATAGCAAAGGCTGGAGCTCCCCTTTTCTGTGAATCTTGATGGTATCTGCAACACAAAACATCTCATCTTGTTGGCAACTTGATATGCGATGCTCAAATGTCTATATCAATGAAACTCATATTTTTCTAAGAAAGACAAGCTAGACAATCATCACGGCATGTGTTCGTAAGTGTGTACCTGTACAACCACCGATATGTTTGCCCCCTGTCGTTCAAAGTAATATCAGACTTGTCAGTTACAAAAAATAAGATTTCAGAAAGAAAAGACTAGCAAGCAAAACAATGAAGCTTGAAACTAACCACATTCAATCATCACAATTTTTTGTTCATCCCAATATTGCTTAATCATTGTTCAAAGACACAGTAAATTCTAACATTGAAGGTACATATTCGTGACATCACAAAAGTAAGCTTGTGAATTGGTACCTATGAATATATTAGGAACAGTGTGTTGTCCAGTCAGCCTTAGCAGAGTCTTCTGCAGTTGTGGTCCCTGGGGACCTGTAAGCGATACGAGTAACATGAGAAAGCATATCTATTAAGTTCTAAGCCTGCTGGTAATTCAAATATCACATCTTAGTACTAACTAGACCCTGAGAGAAATTAATAAGAGCAGTTGCGGTAGTCTAAGGTTATACTAATTCGAGAGGTTAAATGGCGAACAAACACTTCAATTTTAATATTGGGGTTTAAATGATCACGCATTCTGCAGTAACATACAATTGAACCAGACAAATAGTGTCTCGCTGAATTGAAATTTCTAGAAAATGTCTTTTAAAATAAGCTATTAGTACAAATGCAAAAGCGAAACAAATCAGAGACATATAGAATAATATGCACGGGTTAAACTGAAACAAGTGCCTGACACATCTATGGTGGCCATCAGTAGAATTGCAAGCTGTAAGAAACATGCATCACTTCTGTGTATCTTCTTCCCTAGAAAGTTGGAATCATCTCTTACAACTCTTACGCACTTCAAGAAACATAACAAGCAAACCCTTCGACAAGAATCTTGTAAACAAGAGCGCCTCCTCAACAAAGGTTGTATTGAAAAGAGACCAAACAAGATGATTCTTAGCTCTTTTGAAGAAAAGGAATGTATTGGGATAATGAAATGTAAGTTTCTTTTGCTTTGTTATTAAACGTGATTATAATGAGTACACTTATCAACACTTCCACTACAATGCAATGGAAAATCCTAAAACTGAAAGATCACCATGCCCCTATCATCATCAAATTGCAATGTTTTGAAATGCAAAATGTAACAACAAAAAAACTCATGGATCAAAGTGAATATTTTTGTGATAATAGCCATTTATTGCTTCTAACATAGATCACCCTCATAAATCCTCTCACGAGATAATAATCAGTCATACTAAAACACTAACTCATAAATCACAATCAAATGCAGTCCATACTAATATTACACTAGTAATAATTTATCAACTAAAACAACATTCCAATAATTGaccaaaacaataaaaacataaCATACCTAATTGATCCAACTCGATCACAAGCGGCTCCACACCAAGCCTCTTAAACAAAGATTTCACCTCAGAAGAGTACCTTCACAATAAAAAGcacaaaattatgaaaaaaagcAAAGACGAGATATAGATGTATGAACAGAAGAAATGAATGATTGATTGGAAACTGACGAGCACCAAGTTTTGGAATAGACAACAACAGGGTTTTCAGTAACAGTCTTCCTGACGCTTTCCTCCATGCGGGCCCCAAATGTAGCGGACATGGCCCGAACCACGACGAGGCTCTTCTTTCTCGGGCCGTTTCTGGTAAATAAGGGGACGCCGTGGGCACCACAAAATGCATGATTGGTAAAGATAGAAGCGATTCCAGTAGAAATTGAAGGAGGGGAAATCGAAATTTGTTCCAACGCCCCTCTATTCCATGGGGCAGCAGCCATTAACGCCATTCTCAAGAATCAATTTGCGCTCTGATTGCGAAATTTGCAGTGATTACTGGAGAAAATATGACTCCAATTGCGAAAGCTGGGTAAAAAGGATAAATCTCGATGTGAGGTGTCGCATTTTTTGTGGAGTCAATCAAGTCAAGTCAAGTCAAGTCAAGTCAACTGCACTCAGATTAATATACTGATTTATGTTAATTACGCGCAGCAAAAATTTGGGTAAGGTTGTACAATCATAATTAGATCTTAATTACGACAGTCAATTTctaatagaataaaaaaaattctaaaaatccAATTCAGTTACGATCAATTTGGTGTCTGCGTCTAAGCCCAACACTGCGTGTTCGGCCCGGCCCGGCCcgcaaaattatactactactacttgaATAATTTGGAGAATATAAATGATTAATTGCatgaaatcattttttaattgatATACAATGAATTGTTAGTGCATCGACATTAAAACGAGCATTAACGACATGTGGTGAGTTGGGGTGCTTCGGCTATGCATATTTATTAGTTACATAATTATATGTTTCAAGACATGCTATAATGGAAtggaaaagaaaaggagaatgAAATTAAGGTAATAATAAAATGGGGGATAGAAATTGAATGATAATTCCAGGAATGATgattataaatgaaataattaatgattCATAAGAAAGAGTAGTATCAAATAATTattgaatgaaatgaaaataagGCTAATTATTTTCCATTAATTCTTGTTGAATTATTTGTGGACTAATTAGTTTTGGActgatatatttaattatgttgGGTTGAtccaattataattaaatgtgaggcCCAATTACATGCCCAGCCCATTACCCCGAAGTCTCACCTGATGGCCGCCACGTGTCCCTCTCACTCGGATCACAAACCACAACCGTTGGATCAGTGGTTGTGTTTGTTGTGTGAGTTAGTAGAGGAGCCGTCTCCTCATCACTCATTCATTCTAttccaatctctctctctcttactctcTGAGTTTTCTCTCTgccttctctcttctctctcactCTTCATCCATCGCGGTTACCGTCGGTCATCTCCTCCGATCTTCTGGTTTCTCCGATATCTCTGTGTTTTAGCTAAATCTATCGGTGAAGATCTTGAGTTAGGTTACTCTCTCGGTTTTCTTTAGAGATTGGGTGTTAGATCGAACCTAGGGTTCGCGATCTGACTGTGTAAAGTGATTGGAGTGTGAGAACTTGTGAAGTCCTTGTAAGATCAGTGAGATTTGTGTTCGTGTGAGAGTTGGTGACTGTTATGGCGGTAGTCAGTGAGACTAGGGTTTCTGACTCCGGTGTTTGACGGTTTCTCTCACCTTGTGACTTGTGGTTGAAGCGTGTGGGGAGGTTCTTGGCCTGGTGTAGTCGCTGTTGCGACCTGAGCCACATCTCTGCTTTattcttccttagttgcttAGCTCTGTTGTGTTCTTGATCCGATAGGATCAATTCCTTGTAGTACTAATGGTGCTACTCAGTGCGCAAGTATACAAGTAGGATGAAGCTTGGTGGTCTGACCAGTGGGTAACTGACCTGTAGCTAGGGTTTCCTATTTTGTATTGCTGTACTTAGATTTCTTGTAATCTTGGTTGTACCTTTGTATCTTGGCTTGTATCTCTGAAATTAGCCATCTCAGAACAATATCAATAAAAGAGGTCTCAGTAATTAGTGAATCCCAAATGGTCTGATCCATACAATTCTGCATTCCATCGTACCAAGCATCTCCTTTGTATTGGAGTGAGGTTCCGATCTATTTCGCAAACCTTGGATCAGAAGTTATGCATGTAATATATCAGAGTTGAGATTCGCACACCACCTAAAAGGATTAATAATTCGTTTAAGAATTAAAGTGAGAGAAGTAACATTGTTGGTAACAAAAGATTAAGTATATACTACTTCGGAAACACATTTTAAAAGTTCAAAATTAATCACCTAAATTTTGTTCCACCAACTATATGGATCTAGAACTCCATCTACATTATATATGTGTTCAATGGTTCTGTACAAGATTAATCATCTCATATTATAATTAATGCGTTTTATGTCTGGAATTGTTAGTTCAAGACATAGGTTAAATCACATTCAAGAAAACGAATTTTAGCATCTCCAGCTCATGACATGATTATTTATatctattttcatttgatttttgcCTCAATACATGTAAATCAAAGCATAACTTAGCTGGTTTGTATTGGTTTTATGTTGATATACAATGAATGGCACATCACATTATCAGTTTTTAAGCTCATATGCATGCTGCTGATGaactactaatttttttttgtagtaaGTTGGAGACTATATCACAAGTATTAAATCGATTATTAAAGCTAtgactttttaattttaaatttgttttaatAAGTAAACAAGGAAGCACCACATATCTATAGTGATGATTAATTGCATAAAGCCATGCACTCatatttaattttctgtttCGCGTGAAGTTATGAAGTTGTATGCAAATGCAATGAACCGCGGATTGTATAAAAATCACTTCCCCAAATCATAGCATTAAATCTATCAGTTTTGTATTGAGATTTCTCAGTTTCTATTAGCAATAATGAATTCCCTCACCTAATATCTATACCCCCAAAATTGATTTTAGTGGGCATACACTTAGATAACAATGAATGGAGGAAATAAATTTTAGTGCAAATTGCAATTATTTTGTCTAGTTAGCTAATAGTAGTACTTAGTAATTAAATTTCACATGAAGAAATAAATACTCAGGAAGAAATTTATGATATTCCATCCTTAAATCAATTAGTGATATATAGAGATAATAGTAACTCAATGtagtaatttatgttttttgaatatttattatatttattttttttcatttgccAACAAACATGTGTTACCATGCATCCATCGAGCATCCCGACCTGTTGTAGActaaggtggtgttcggtttccaagataaaataataccaagatacaatctaggattgagttgtgagattattttagttatatgggattagctatgactaattatcccatgattatccatctaggattgagttgtggggttgaatctaatgaaccaaacacactataaattgatcccagatacaatcttgcaaaccgaacacactataaatttatggagtattttttatgattaaacgatttatttaaatatttgtgtTATTGATATCCTCTCTTTGTCAACCTGTTGTAAGTAATAGTCAATTATCTGTATTTTatggtggcgttcggttgtcatgactatatcatgagactatccatctaggattgagttgttggattattttagttggagggggaggccATAACTAATTAttatgagactatccatctaggattaagttgaagggttcaatcttataaaccaaacatgatacatatttaatcatgagatttaatcttgccaaccgaacaatGGATTATTGTGTCAAAGCCAtcatcaataataataataataattggctCCTTATGATCTCAAACTCGatatttaaaattctaatttccCTACTGACTTTTTTGTACCTATGACCCTGCATAATTAAGCACACTAGATGAAACAATCAGAGAGCAAAAATATATACTGTATTTagcaaaatcaaaattataagaAACATGTAGAAAGTTTACTGTcaaaatcaaaatgaaactCTAGAAGTAACTAGATCTAATTAGTTCATGTCATCGTTGTCTAATTACAAGAAATATGTAGAAAATTTTTTGGCGGACCACTAACATACATACTTTACATGATAATCACAAATTCCATTTCAAATTTGTTTCCACTGCAACTTACATTTTGCATTGATAATAAcagcttttggatattttttgaTAACAAAGCCAAATTTGCAACCATCAATCCGTATTTACATGCAATTTTGAGTCACCTTTGATCTTTTATTCGAGGGGAAAGTTTTGAGGCCAAATTAGCAAGTGAGGTATATCAAAATTAGCTAAACATAATAAAATTGTAACGCCTCATATTAAGcaaataaaattataagtaGCTTTTTCTTGTAATTAAATTGGTTTGCATGGAAAGATTGAATGTAGAGTCTCATCTTATCCATGTTCTTGTAATTAAATTGGTTTGCATGGCATCTATAGTCAACCCCATGGAACTAATACTACTCGATCTATTAATGTAACattataaataaacacactCATATTATATAGTAATAGTAACATAGTCAACGCCAATAGAAGGTATGCTTAATAATGTGAGatgagtatatatataaaaaaagtctCAATAATATCAGATACCTTGAATTTAAGATTATATGCACAAGAGATGACTCATACTATCTTCATCTATAATTACGTTGGTTCTCAATTAATTATCATCTTATCTTCCTTCAATAATTATTTCCATTTACAATTCCCCAATATAAAAATTTGCTTTGTGGCCCATACAAAAAGTTCATGGTTTAATACAACCGAATTTCCAAGTTCTGTTTTGTCTTTTTcttcatgataaaaaaaattaagattgCATTTCTATTGCAGGATTCAGTTTTAGAGAAAAATTTACCATATCAAATACTTCAAATATATGAATTTGAACGAGACTAGAGGCAATAAAAAATGTAGTTATTCAATTGAAAGTAATGGAAAATATTCCATGTGTACAACTCTTGAAACAATAAAACTGAAAGAGAAAATAGAGCCACGTCATCCTCGGTATAGAAAGTGCCCAAATTTCTAAAATCTCTTTGGGCGTTTCGAGAAGGGCTGATTATCTATGCTACATTGGTATACACTTTTGTTTACATGAATAAATTTGTGTATAAAAGAAgcaaaaaattcaatttttttttgggtttaaaaaaagaaagaatttaATTAACTCAAAATGTCGAAATGCATCTTCTGTGAGTAGGAACCTTTTGCTTTTTGTGCTTCAAATCATCCTTCCAAATTTTGGCAATATCTTGTGAAACTCTGACTGCATCAGCAGATGCCCCAGCCAGCCCTCTCCTTGTGAATCCAACTGCATAAATCCCACCTTCACCCTTCCAACCATTTGGAAATGGATTCTTAGGAAATCCATTTTTCCCAAACATCTCACTCTCCTGAAAAaattatcataaataatttagcATTTAATTctcaaaacataaacatataaAATCAAATTCCTGATCCTAATTTCTCACCTGTAGCCAATAAGGCACATTGCTGCGGTAACCAGTGGCTAGGATTACAGAGTCGATCATCTTTTTCTCTCCGGTAACGAGCTCGACTCCGGCCTTAGAGAAGCTCGTGATCCCGGGGACCACTTCGATTTCCCGGGATCTGATCTTCTCTAACGCCCCCACGTCGAGGACCGGAGTCTTCCCGTACTTGTTTTTCAGCTCCAACGGCCCTGTCGAGGGCCGTTTCAGCCCGTACTTCTCCATGTTTCCGAGCACCATCCACGCCAGAAACAGCACCGCCTTATCCACAATCCACAACGGCAGCCATCTCATCAGCAGCATCGCTAGCTCGAACGTTGATTTTCCCATTATTTCTCTCAGAAGAACATGAACCTGAAAATAtaatcatttccataaaaaaattagcgattgaaaaaaattagttacgcgaaaaaaaaatttattcagATTTGGAAGTTTTCTCACCGCGTTACGAACGGCCATAGCTGGCTTGGCGTGGTGATCGCAGAGATCGAGGGATACTTCCATGCCGGAGTTTCCACAGCCGACGACGAGGACTCTCTGGCCCTTGAATTTGTCGCCGGATTTGTAATCGCAGGCGTGGATGACCTCGCCGCCGAACTCGTCAAGCCGCGGGATGTCGGGGATGACGCGCTCGGCGTTCTCGCCGGTGGCCACGACGAGCCACTGGCAGATGTACTCGACCTCGCCGCCGATTCCGGCGGTTCTGACGCGCCAGAGGCGGCAGGCTTCGTCGTACTTGGCGGTCTCGACTGACTCGTTGAAGTGCGGCTTGATGTCGAAGTGGCTGGCGTAGGACTCCATGTATTCGACGAATTGCCGCTTGTTTGGGTAGCGGGGGTAGTGGTCGGGGAAGGGGAAGTCCGGGAGCTGGCAGAACTGCTTGGGGAGGTGGAGCTTGAGGCGGTCGTAGGTGTGCTTTTGCCATAGGGAAGCAATGCAGTCGGACCGTTCCACGATCACGAACGGTACGCCTTGCTTTTTGAGGCCGGCCGCCACGGCCAGGCCTGAAGGGCCGGCCCCTACTATTACTGGGCCATTCACCCACACGCACCGCCGGGAGAGTGTGTTACTACTATCTGAGAAGTTAAACATTTTTCGTGCCGTGTTTGGGTCGTGTTTGAGAATGCTGTAGGAGTTTTTGATGGTTATAAAGGGTTTTTGATGGTTATTGTTTGAGTGAGGGATGAGGAgttgtttttgtgtgtttttgttGATGGAAAATCTTGTTGATTGTGATGATGAGAAATAGGGGGGAGGAAGGGGGTTTAAATAGAGAGATGTGTCCAAGGCTCAAGAGAGTTGCATGTGAtagttaggccatccacaacgctgtctctataccgtctcttaaaccgtctcttaactactatttgagcactatttgagggccccactgtccttttttcctccatctcttaactaagagacggaacctgcaacgctccgtctcttaaccgtctctataccgtctcttaattactattcattcaatttaatttataattttttttaaaacccaattcaatttaaacaaacacactttattaaaattaaaacaatattacaacttaacattaaaaaaaacgaagacataattaaaattctaaaaaaataaaaatgacataatttaatcttctccgccaaagttttcccaaatgtgctcaattagatcctcttggagttgggtgtgggcgctagagtcgcgtgtccttgcccgaatagccaaccgttcttgtatagatggatgcgctccacttcgcggcggactacttgcggttgagcttccgggggattcggggtcgaaccaatttccggcatcgggtccttcgtctcggacaatcatgttatcgcagaagtagtcgcgtactaaccgtgcggcggcttcctcccggttccgattgatgtacttccgggagcgtcgtgggggtggtgcggcttcctccgcctctcgtcgtcgatcttcttcgagtgattgttccattaattggcgcatttgctcaaaaggatccatttgtttgagttgattgaagatggaaattggagtgatagagaggatttgagaggaatagatgtgtgtttgtgtttgaaatgagtatggaatagaattatttatagagtaaaaaaattaaaaatttaaaaaatgaaaataaatatttaacggtaatattactgtttgaaaaaaaaaaaatttattaaaaatcgattttttttttaaaaaaatgaattattgcgtcatcagtgacgacgcccactcgcgggccagcgagtgggcgtcacgcacgcatggggacgtgccacgtgtctcgggcgcgtggcgagacagctcgtctcgtgtctctccgagacgagctacgcgacgagacggtcgcgagctggagacgagatggccgctgcaatgcgtctcgcgggggtctcgtctctccgagacgagacgcgagcccggcgcgagacgcgttgtggatggtcttaatgACTTGGGGGAAGTGGGGCccatttttttcaaatcataaTTAAGCCTAAATTTCTTTATcgttgcagcaagatctgccactccgttgccaactgcgctacgcccatGCGGGCACCAAAATTTCTTTATCGATTATTCTAATCATCGGATTGATTGTTCTTAAATTTAAGGTCTTACTTGATTATGGTGTAGctaaagaaatactccctccgtctcgctTTAGAAGTCccggttgatcaatttcgggcgtcccgctttaggagtctcagttgagataaactaataaaaaatgcctacaaagtaaataaaaaaaatgttaaaagtagATCCCAACATCCACtataacatttatttattacacattcAATTAAAAGTGACTCCCAACATCCattacaatatttatttattacatactcaaacattttcttaaattatgtGTCCAACtcaatcgggactcctaaagcggaaTGGAGTATCAAATTGGGGTTGGTCCCTTTCGGGTCTTAAATATTTGAGGTTGCCTTTTCATATTATGGCTTTTGGAATCATAGTAAATGTAGGTGTGAGATGAGCGAAGGAATTTTCCACCTTCCACTTAATATAGTTTATGTTCATAAAGTAATGGTGTgaatgaatatatatttatgtatgaAATAACTTTTTGAAGAATAATAGGTATCGATTAACTTGACTAACATATTGAATTGTTTCCTTTTTGAAGAACAACTTTTTTCTTACTACGAAGCATAAAGGAAAGAGAAGAATTGTGAAAGTGCAATATGATAATAATTTATATGCATCTGATTACGCGGATCATATGATCTATCATCActaataactaaaataaaaaaaatttcaaccaATACCGTAAATTATAAAGAAGAAACGACCgactaatattttttaattaatcagtacctacgcaaaaaaaaaaaaaaaaaatgaaatcaaatttaaaaatcttTGTTTTGTAATCATAATTATTAAACGGAGTttgttaagagcatccgcaatggcggatgtcccggcggacgtcagaccggcgtgccgggtgtccgcgcgggacgtctgccattgtgtCGGGAGAGGCGGACGCGGACGTACCCGGCGGATGTGAGGTATTCGTGGCCGTCCGGCGACGTCTGTTGTGACTTCCGCCATTGAGGTGCCAAGGCGGACGTCccaatttttgatttttttaaactctatatattcggcacgttgaacttcattccattcgcaccacttgttttaacgagtttctctctctctactttcatttcttttgaaaataaatGGAGCACGACAGTGATTCTCCCGCCAGCGAGTCACAAAC is a window of Salvia splendens isolate huo1 chromosome 3, SspV2, whole genome shotgun sequence DNA encoding:
- the LOC121794385 gene encoding glutaredoxin-C5, chloroplastic-like isoform X2, with translation MALMAAAPWNRGALEQISISPPSISTGIASIFTNHAFCGAHGVPLFTRNGPRKKSLVVVRAMSATFGARMEESVRKTVTENPVVVYSKTWYSSEVKSLFKRLGVEPLVIELDQLGPQGPQLQKTLLRLTGQHTVPNIFIGGKHIGGCTDTIKIHRKGELQPLLLEAGAMKLKS
- the LOC121794384 gene encoding probable indole-3-pyruvate monooxygenase YUCCA9, which encodes MFNFSDSSNTLSRRCVWVNGPVIVGAGPSGLAVAAGLKKQGVPFVIVERSDCIASLWQKHTYDRLKLHLPKQFCQLPDFPFPDHYPRYPNKRQFVEYMESYASHFDIKPHFNESVETAKYDEACRLWRVRTAGIGGEVEYICQWLVVATGENAERVIPDIPRLDEFGGEVIHACDYKSGDKFKGQRVLVVGCGNSGMEVSLDLCDHHAKPAMAVRNAVHVLLREIMGKSTFELAMLLMRWLPLWIVDKAVLFLAWMVLGNMEKYGLKRPSTGPLELKNKYGKTPVLDVGALEKIRSREIEVVPGITSFSKAGVELVTGEKKMIDSVILATGYRSNVPYWLQESEMFGKNGFPKNPFPNGWKGEGGIYAVGFTRRGLAGASADAVRVSQDIAKIWKDDLKHKKQKVPTHRRCISTF
- the LOC121794385 gene encoding glutaredoxin-C5, chloroplastic-like isoform X1, which translates into the protein MALMAAAPWNRGALEQISISPPSISTGIASIFTNHAFCGAHGVPLFTRNGPRKKSLVVVRAMSATFGARMEESVRKTVTENPVVVYSKTWCSYSSEVKSLFKRLGVEPLVIELDQLGPQGPQLQKTLLRLTGQHTVPNIFIGGKHIGGCTDTIKIHRKGELQPLLLEAGAMKLKS